The genomic segment AATCACTGCCTACGGCACTTAATATTTTTGTCAAACTGTAATTCCTGCCGGTTACATATGAACCGGTATCCGTGGTAGTCATTACAAACGGACTGCCGGTTATCTCGCTTACTCCTTTCTTTATATGTACTCTTGGATACCCTGTCTTCGGGGCATCGCCATCGGCATCGGCATACTTCACTCTATACACATAACTCGTATTGGTTGTGCCGGTCTCCGGATTTATGCCATCTGATGTATAGTCTGTTTCACCGGTCCAGCTTAATGTCGGCGCTGTATTTACACGGGTTACGCTTATGGATGTTTCAGAGGTATTGTTTGAGGTGTCGGTTGCTTTTGCATATATTGTGTTTGAGCCATTTACTAATGTTACGGTACCATTCCACGAATTTGTTCCTGTCGCCGGGACATAAGTCCCTCCGGTACCTAACTTTATTTCCACTTTGCTTATTCCTATATTGTCATTTGCAGTACCACTTAACGTTAATAACGATGTTGTTAATGTAGTACCATTAGAAGGTGATGTTATAGCTATACTTGGTGCTGTTGTGTCTGACGGTGTATAGGTTACGGTTATTGACGTTTCGGTGGTATTATTTGATGTGTCGGTTGCCTTCGCATATATTGTATTTGAGCCACTTACTAATGTGACAGAACTATTCCACGGATTTGTCCCTGTCGCTGATGCATATGTGCCGCCGGCACCTAACTTGACTTCCACTTTGTTTATCCCTATATTGTCACCTGCGGTACCACTTATTGTTATCAATGCTGCTGTCGTTATTGCTGCGCCATTTGCAGGCGATGTTATGGCTATTGTAGGCGGTGTTGTATCAGGAACATATGTCACGGTTATTGACGTTTCGGTTATATTTCCTGTTGTATCCGTTGCTTTTGCATATATTGTATTTGAGCCGCCTACTAATGTGACAGAACCACTCCACGGATTTGTCCCTGTTGCTGATGCATAAGTGCCGCCAGCTCCTAATTTAACTTCCACTTTGCTTAAGCCTATATTATCAGAGGCAGTACCGCTTATCGTTAATAACGATGCTGTTAATGTTGCACTATTAGCAGGTGATGTTATAACTATACTTGGTGGTGTTGTGTCCGGTGGTGTGCAGGTCACAGTTATTGATGTTTCTCTTGTGTTACCTGAGGTATCCGTTGCTTTAGCATAGATTGTATTTGAACCGCTTACCAATGTTACAGTTCCACTCCAGGAACTTAATCCTGTCGCTGATGCATAAGTGCCGCCGGCACCTACTTTAACTTCTACGTTGCTTAACGCTACATTATCTGATGCAGTACCACTTACAGTTAATTGCAGATTGGTTACTGTTGTTCCACTTATTGGCGAAGTAATGTTTATACTTGGCAATATAGTATCTGCCTTGTTGCTGGCGGCATTGGATATGCCTGACCAGTTACCTTCAACATCTGCTACTTTCATCACAAAATAATATGTCTTATTAACAGTATCTAAACCACTTACTGTAAGACTTTGGTTAGTTCCTGATACTTGCGGAACCGGCTCTGTTGTGCATTGTGTTGCGGTAGTCCAGTTATGAGTTATTCCGGCAGGGGTTGTTGCATACCTGATATCATACTGACTCGCTGTTCCCTTAAAGCCGTTCGCTCCTACTGCGACCCAATTTAACACCACACTGGAAGGCGTTATGTTACCTACGGATAATGTAGCGATTGATGCTGGCGGGCAGGGAATATTTGATATTATCTCGCCGCTCGTGGCTCCTGTCCAACTGCTATCTCCTATATTTAAAAACATGCTTCTAGGAACTTTAAGTTCAGAGTTTCCAGCCACAGTTATTGATTTTGTGTTCCAGCCATGTCCCCAATTAATTATCTTAAAGATATCTTGCCAAAAACATTGTGGTGTAGTCGGTGTTAGACCCGCTAAAACGCAGCCTGGCTGCTGACAAGATGCTGCATTATCTATAAATGTTCCCGGCACTAATGGAATTTTATTGTTTAATCTGCCACTATTGGTCTGCATAAAATCACATGCCCATTGTACATCACTGAGAGATAAATCAACTTGCTGCATCCAAAAATCCATTAACAGATGTGTTTGATGCCACAACATATCTGTTCCCGCACTATTTAGTCCATTACCAGTGACTGATGGACAGTTTACTGATATATTGAATGTCGGATTAGGTCTATTCACAGAAATCCAATCAGAAAATTCCTGCCAAAACGAATTCATTGCACCTTTCATTGCGTTAATTCGTCTTGTATCATTTGTATCGGGTCCTAACGTAGTAGTCGACACTATTATATTGATTGGAGTCGAATATGATAACCCATCATAACCAGGTTCTTCAAAATGGATTCCATCTATTGTGGGATAATTCTGAATAAGAAATTTTACTAAATCAAGCTCGTAAGCTTTAATTTCCGGATATGATATTTCTACTCGTTCTTCTGCCAAACTTCCATCCGAAAACACTTGAGCGTATTTGCGTTCCCATCTTTTAAAAAAACCAACTCCATAACCTCTGGTTGGTCCATAACCTATATGTATCTTCATTCCATTACTATGACACCAGGCAATTGCCTTATCTAACATTCCCCAACTTGCCTGTAAATTCCACGTACCGCAATTTATCGGGTCTCGTGCAGCTTCTAAATAGTCCTCTCTGAGCATAAAAAATACAGCGTCATAATTTGAATCCTTTCCAGTTTGTAAAGCGGAATACAATTCAGTTTCACTTGTCAAATCATACCAGTGTGAAATAAACATATCAGCACGGGTAAAATTAACAGGAACTAACGCACTGACCTTACTAATTACTCCGCAAAGCATTACAAAAATAACTGCTAAACATACTCTCTTCTTATTCTTCATAGCTCCTTCCTCCTTTAAAATGTGTTATGTGTAATGTATGTTATAGAGTTTTAGGGTTTTAGAGTTTGTAGAGTTAAAACCCTATAACCCTATAACTCTATAACTCTATAACCCTATAACTCTATAACCCTTTTTAGAATTTCAAATTCAACGATATTCTATGTGTATCGCCTAAATCGCCAAACGGGACAAAGGCATAATCTACACCACAACTCTTAAGCTCTATTCCTGCTCCTAAGCTTAATCCTTTTAACCCGCCTATGTCTTTCGTCTTCGTATTATAGCCTGCCCTGCCTATTAATGTTGCACCTTCACTCGCTGCATACTTGTACTCTGTTCCTGCTCCTATCCCAAGACCACTGTCATTTACTGCTGTCATTTCTAAGCCTACTAACCACTCAGGTTGAATATTATATCCTCCGCCTACACGTATCGTCATCGGCAGATTATCGCCGGATTCTATATACTTCATCTTTCCACCTAGATTCTGGAGCGATATTCCTAAGCTCGTTTTTCCTTCCGTTGGCTTGTATAGCATTCCTATATCGCCGGCTATCGCTACCCCGGTTTCCTTTATCTTGCTGCTTATATACTTTATTCCGGCTCCTAACGATACTTCATCGCTTACGTCATTACCATATCCTAATGTTATTGACATGTCTGAAGGACTATAATTGCTCGTTAATACTCCGGCGGTATCATTGCCTTCTATTGAACCATAACTTAAATACTGTATCCCTATTCCTAATCCGCCGGTTTCGGTCGGCTGACCATACCCTATCCATGTATAGCCTATGTCCTCAAACCAGACCGCATGCATTACACTTATTGATGTTTTTTCTATTCCCGCTAATCCGGCTGCATTCCAATATATATTACTTGCTCCTTCACTTACGCCTACTCCTATATCACCCATGCCACTACTGCGGGCTCCGGCACCCAGCTTTAAAAAATGCACTGCACTTGTGCCGGCATCGCTCTTACTAAAAGCGGCATATGCACTACCTGTACATATAATACCTGCTAATAATACTACTAACATCACTGTGCTTAACACTTTGCGCATATTGACCCCCTTGTTATTACTAGTCTTCTGTTCTAATGTTTGATTACCCCGATTCTTATTTATAACGGAATATGTAATCAGGATTGTTTTATTGGTCTCCGGTAGGGGACTCAAACTTGATCATCCCGATTCTTATTTCATAAAAGAATTTGTTATCAGGATTGTTTTATTGGTCTCCGGTAGGGGACTCAATAAAACAAAAAAAAGCTCATTAAAAAACTAGTTAAAAATTAACTAATTAAGTATCTTATACCTAATTAACTAATTTACTAATTCTCTAATCAACTCTTTTATTTTCGATAACCTTGCTGGCTTGATAGTCTTTATCTTGCCATAAGCGGTTTACACGCTTGTGGTTTGTCGCTTGTCGGCAACCTGTTGGCGTTCACTATCTTAGCCCTTGGTTTTGCGAACTCATCAAGGTTTCCCTTGAGCAGCCTTTTCGGATTAGCACTCGCAGGTCGGAGCTACTGCACCGACCGAGAATGCAATCCCGCAGTATGCGGGGCAAAACAACTACATTTGGATATTACTACTTTTGTTTAATAATTTGCTATTGACTAATTTGAAACTTTTCTGTATAATATTTATGTTACTTATTACTCCCTCTTAAATAGAAGTATAACGCATAGAGTAAAAAAAGTCAATGTCAAAAACTGTAGTTCTTTTGTCAAATAATTTGATATGAAAATGGATTATAACTGGGAAAGAGAAGTTAAAAAAAATACTAAATTATTTTTTGCAGAGTATTATGATCCATACCGCGAAGTAGAAAAACATTACCATTCATTTAACGAATTAGTAATCATTATTAAGGGGTCATTACGAGTTGAAATATCTAAGAAAACTTTTCATGCAAATCCCGGCGACATACTGTTTTATCGTGAAAGGGTTGCACACAAAGAAGTGATTGAGAGTAGCGGTCAGGTTGGACTTATTGCTGTTCTCTGGAGAAAAATAGGACAGGCGGATCTTCCAATTTTAACCTATGATAAAAATAAAAAAATCAGGTTTTTAGCCCAATGGTTGTGTGAAATAAATCAATCAAAGTCTCCTTATGCAAGTTTATTACAAGAGCAAATCTTTGAAGTAATATTAACCGAATTAACAGATATTTCCAAATCCAAAGAATTGCACCCTATTGTCAGTAATATACGAAATTTTATGAAAGATCACTTAAAGGAACACCTGTCAGTAGAAAAATTAGCTAGTCATGCCTGTATGAGTAAATATAGTTTTTTTAAGAAATATAAAGAATTCACAGATAGGACCCCAATGAAAGATTTAAGAATCATTCGTGTTGAAACTGCTAAAGATATGATATTTACAACAGATGTGCCATTAAAAACTATTTCCAAAGAAGTGGGATTTGTTGATGAGTATCAGTTTTCAAAGGTGTTCAGAAAACATTTCGGTGCCCCGCCAGGTCACTTCCGTAAAAACACTATTTTCTCTTTAAAATAGAATCTGCAAATAAATATGTAAAGTTAATTATAGAGTTTTAGGGTTATAGGGTTTTAACTCCTTAATACTACAAACTCTATGAACCCTATAACCCTACGAACATTACTAACCCTATAAACTCTTCCTTTAATATAGACAATAAACCAAGTTAAAAGTAGTTTTTATCCTATTTTATCAAAGTAAAAACTATTTTTTTATTTGTTTTTTTATCTTTTCCAACATTTCTTTTGATTGTTTGTTGTTTGGATCAATTTTCAAAGCTTCTTCCAATTCGGCAGCAGCTTTTTCATATTCTCTTTTCTGATAAAAATTTACACCAGCCGTGTAATGCTCTCCCATTAGTTTAAGTTTCTCTTGTTGGGAATTTTCCGGTTGTACTTGCGGAGCAGGCACTGGAGCAGGTTTTTCCGGTACTGCTGCTGGTACTGGTGCTGCTGGCGATACTGCTGCTGCTGGTTGAACTGTCTCAACAGATTTTGGTTTTTCTATTTCTTTTTTAACAGAAACTATCCGATTTTTTTCAATAATTTTCACAATAGCTTCCTGGAATTTACCTTTCTGCTCCTCATCAATTTTGTCCAAAAACTCCACTAAAGACGGGATTGCCGATTTACTACCAAGCGAAACAAGTGCATCTGCAACAGCATCATATACTGTTATATCTCTTCTTTGTCTTAAAACCGCTGTCAGAAGCGGTGTTGCATCTTTATCCCCGAGAGCTCCTAAAACATTAATTGCAACAACACTAATTTCATCTTTCTTATCGTTCACTGCAGTAGAAAGTGCACGAATAGCTTCGACACCACCGATACTGCCTACAGCATAAATCGTAACAAGACGAATCTTTATATTCTTATCGGCAACTAACGGCGAAAGCGTAGGAATAACCGATTCATCGCCAAGACTACCCAACAAATTTATTGCTGATATTTTTACTTTATTATCTTTATCTTTTGTGGCATCAATAAGCGGACCGATTGCTGATTTGCTATTAATATTGGCTAACGCATCAATAGCTGCAAGTCTGACTTTCGTATCTTTGTCCCTAATAGCTACCCCAAGAGCACTGACAGATGCATCATTATGAATTTTTGAAAGTGCATTAATAACTTCTAAACGAACACTTTTACTCTTGTCACTTAACGCATCCCGTAACGCTTCAACAACCTCCGGCTTGCCGATTTCCCCTAATGATTTGGCAGACGAAATCCGCACTGCGTCCTTCTTGTCCTTCAAGCCGGTGATATACTGTTGAAGCATTAACTCCTCTGCTTTTAATACCGGCAAACAAACAAACAGTAAAAAGCACAATGTTAAACCTAAAAACCGTTTTCCAAACTCTTTAACCTTTACTTCTACCCTTAATCCCATACTACCTCCTTTTGAGATTGCTGATAAACCTCTTTTTGATATCATTCTGAGCCATAGGCAAAGAATCTCTTTATCATCAGAAACGAGTTCCTTCACTTCGTTCAGGATGACGGCAAGGGAACATTTTTTCAGCAATCTCCCCGTTAGAGACCAAATATCTCTAATAAAATTTACATTCTTTCGGGTGCGGAAACACCCAATAAATATAATCCGTTCTTTATGACATTTTTTACCGCTTGACACATCTGAAGTCGTGCAATTGTCAATTTGGAATTTTCAGTTATAACCCTGTTCTTATTATAATACGAATGAAAATCAGCGGAAATATCCTGAAGATATTTCGTAATGTAATGAGGAGCACAATCTCTTACAGCTATTTCAATAATATCTTCAAAAAATAAGACACTTTTCACAAGTCCTTTTTCTTCTTTTAATTTCAATACCTGCAAATCATACGTATCAACCAGAAATTCGCAATTCATCTTTTTTGCTTCTTTAAAAATGGAGCAAATTCTTGCGTGTGCATATTGGACATAAAAAACCGGATTTTCCGGCGCCTGTTTTTTTGCTAAATCAAGGTCAAAATCCAAGTGACTTTCGGAACTCCTCATTAAAAGAAAAAATCTAGTGGCATCTACTCCGACTTCACCCAATACCTCATCAAGTGTTGTAAATTTGTTTTCCCTTGTTGACATGGTAATTTTTTTACCGTCTTTCACAATGTTTACCAGTTGATATAAAATAATTTTAAGCTTTTTTTCATCTTCCCCAATCGCCTTTATAGAACCTCTCATCCTTTCTACATATCCATGATGGTCAGCTCCCCATATATTTATATATTCATCAAATTTCCTTTGATACTTATTATAATGATACGCTATATCCGACGCTATATAAGTTGTCCTTCCATCCGCACGTACAAGCACCCTGTCTTTATCATCAGAAAATGCAGTTGACTTAAACCACACAGCATCGTCTTTTTCATATGCAAAACCATTCTTTTTAAGTTTTTCTATTATTAAACTGACTTCATTTTTTTCATATAAAGATGATTCTTTAAACCAATTGTTAAATTTTACACCGAATTTCTCTAAATCAGTTTTTATCCATTCAAGTATTTTGTTGATTGTATATGCTTTATATTCAACATCAGGTATTTTATTATCCACAATCTGTTTAGCGATATCTTCAATGTATTTTCCTTTGTATCCATTTTCCGCAAGCGGCTTTTTTAAAATATATGATACAACCGAATTTGTTAATACTTCCATCTGGTTTCCTACATCATTAATGTAATATTCCCGTTCTACACAACCATCTGAAAATTCGAAAAGTCTTGCAAGAGAATCACCGTAAGCAGCACCTCTTCCGTGACCTATATGCAAAGGACCTGTCGGATTAGCAGAGATAAATTCAATAAGAATTTTTTTGCCATTCAAAAGCTTGGTTCTGCCATATGAACTGTCTGATGAAATTGCCGATTTTAGTTTATCAAATATAAAATCATCGGTTAATTTAATATTTATAAAACCTGACTGAAATTGGACTTCGGATATTATTTGGTTTTTCCTAATATTTTCTATTATCACATCTGAAACCTCTTTTGGATTTTTTTTAATTTTTTTCGAAAGCACCAATGCTACATTTGTTGCTATATCAGTTTCTATTAATGCCGGTGCCTGCTCTATAGAATATTTGAATTCACCTTCAATATTCATCTTCAATATAACATCATCAATTATCTTTCTTATTTCTTTTAACATTTTTTACTATCTCTCTTAACTGACGTCCGCTAAAATTATTTTTTTCTGTCATTACGAACCTGCCTGCCGGCAGGCAGGCAGGCAGACTTACCGTGAAGCAATCTTTCTGTTATATGTACGATTGCTTCGCCGGAACCGTAGGTCCCGCTTAGTGCGGGACCCCGCAACTGCTATTTTTTTTGCTGCTCTCCAATTGCTCTCTAAATTATAAAACTTTCTTGTTTCGTTGTGAAATATATGGACAACAACCCCGCCGTAATCCAAAACAACCCATTTTGACTTATTCTTTACCTCTTTTTTATACGGAGGTATCGATAATTTATCACATACTTCTGTCAGAAGTGTTTTTATGTGCGTATCTGAA from the Elusimicrobiota bacterium genome contains:
- a CDS encoding Ig-like domain-containing protein gives rise to the protein MKNKKRVCLAVIFVMLCGVISKVSALVPVNFTRADMFISHWYDLTSETELYSALQTGKDSNYDAVFFMLREDYLEAARDPINCGTWNLQASWGMLDKAIAWCHSNGMKIHIGYGPTRGYGVGFFKRWERKYAQVFSDGSLAEERVEISYPEIKAYELDLVKFLIQNYPTIDGIHFEEPGYDGLSYSTPINIIVSTTTLGPDTNDTRRINAMKGAMNSFWQEFSDWISVNRPNPTFNISVNCPSVTGNGLNSAGTDMLWHQTHLLMDFWMQQVDLSLSDVQWACDFMQTNSGRLNNKIPLVPGTFIDNAASCQQPGCVLAGLTPTTPQCFWQDIFKIINWGHGWNTKSITVAGNSELKVPRSMFLNIGDSSWTGATSGEIISNIPCPPASIATLSVGNITPSSVVLNWVAVGANGFKGTASQYDIRYATTPAGITHNWTTATQCTTEPVPQVSGTNQSLTVSGLDTVNKTYYFVMKVADVEGNWSGISNAASNKADTILPSINITSPISGTTVTNLQLTVSGTASDNVALSNVEVKVGAGGTYASATGLSSWSGTVTLVSGSNTIYAKATDTSGNTRETSITVTCTPPDTTPPSIVITSPANSATLTASLLTISGTASDNIGLSKVEVKLGAGGTYASATGTNPWSGSVTLVGGSNTIYAKATDTTGNITETSITVTYVPDTTPPTIAITSPANGAAITTAALITISGTAGDNIGINKVEVKLGAGGTYASATGTNPWNSSVTLVSGSNTIYAKATDTSNNTTETSITVTYTPSDTTAPSIAITSPSNGTTLTTSLLTLSGTANDNIGISKVEIKLGTGGTYVPATGTNSWNGTVTLVNGSNTIYAKATDTSNNTSETSISVTRVNTAPTLSWTGETDYTSDGINPETGTTNTSYVYRVKYADADGDAPKTGYPRVHIKKGVSEITGSPFVMTTTDTGSYVTGRNYSLTKILSAVGSD
- a CDS encoding PorV/PorQ family protein translates to MRKVLSTVMLVVLLAGIICTGSAYAAFSKSDAGTSAVHFLKLGAGARSSGMGDIGVGVSEGASNIYWNAAGLAGIEKTSISVMHAVWFEDIGYTWIGYGQPTETGGLGIGIQYLSYGSIEGNDTAGVLTSNYSPSDMSITLGYGNDVSDEVSLGAGIKYISSKIKETGVAIAGDIGMLYKPTEGKTSLGISLQNLGGKMKYIESGDNLPMTIRVGGGYNIQPEWLVGLEMTAVNDSGLGIGAGTEYKYAASEGATLIGRAGYNTKTKDIGGLKGLSLGAGIELKSCGVDYAFVPFGDLGDTHRISLNLKF
- a CDS encoding AraC family transcriptional regulator; translation: MDYNWEREVKKNTKLFFAEYYDPYREVEKHYHSFNELVIIIKGSLRVEISKKTFHANPGDILFYRERVAHKEVIESSGQVGLIAVLWRKIGQADLPILTYDKNKKIRFLAQWLCEINQSKSPYASLLQEQIFEVILTELTDISKSKELHPIVSNIRNFMKDHLKEHLSVEKLASHACMSKYSFFKKYKEFTDRTPMKDLRIIRVETAKDMIFTTDVPLKTISKEVGFVDEYQFSKVFRKHFGAPPGHFRKNTIFSLK
- a CDS encoding HEAT repeat domain-containing protein, whose product is MISKRGLSAISKGGSMGLRVEVKVKEFGKRFLGLTLCFLLFVCLPVLKAEELMLQQYITGLKDKKDAVRISSAKSLGEIGKPEVVEALRDALSDKSKSVRLEVINALSKIHNDASVSALGVAIRDKDTKVRLAAIDALANINSKSAIGPLIDATKDKDNKVKISAINLLGSLGDESVIPTLSPLVADKNIKIRLVTIYAVGSIGGVEAIRALSTAVNDKKDEISVVAINVLGALGDKDATPLLTAVLRQRRDITVYDAVADALVSLGSKSAIPSLVEFLDKIDEEQKGKFQEAIVKIIEKNRIVSVKKEIEKPKSVETVQPAAAVSPAAPVPAAVPEKPAPVPAPQVQPENSQQEKLKLMGEHYTAGVNFYQKREYEKAAAELEEALKIDPNNKQSKEMLEKIKKQIKK
- the argS gene encoding arginine--tRNA ligase, which encodes MLKEIRKIIDDVILKMNIEGEFKYSIEQAPALIETDIATNVALVLSKKIKKNPKEVSDVIIENIRKNQIISEVQFQSGFINIKLTDDFIFDKLKSAISSDSSYGRTKLLNGKKILIEFISANPTGPLHIGHGRGAAYGDSLARLFEFSDGCVEREYYINDVGNQMEVLTNSVVSYILKKPLAENGYKGKYIEDIAKQIVDNKIPDVEYKAYTINKILEWIKTDLEKFGVKFNNWFKESSLYEKNEVSLIIEKLKKNGFAYEKDDAVWFKSTAFSDDKDRVLVRADGRTTYIASDIAYHYNKYQRKFDEYINIWGADHHGYVERMRGSIKAIGEDEKKLKIILYQLVNIVKDGKKITMSTRENKFTTLDEVLGEVGVDATRFFLLMRSSESHLDFDLDLAKKQAPENPVFYVQYAHARICSIFKEAKKMNCEFLVDTYDLQVLKLKEEKGLVKSVLFFEDIIEIAVRDCAPHYITKYLQDISADFHSYYNKNRVITENSKLTIARLQMCQAVKNVIKNGLYLLGVSAPERM
- the rsfS gene encoding ribosome silencing factor, which translates into the protein MGKKMNFRSITKQIVEILKEKKGKDILVLDVRKTSDFTDYLVIASGTSDTHIKTLLTEVCDKLSIPPYKKEVKNKSKWVVLDYGGVVVHIFHNETRKFYNLESNWRAAKKIAVAGSRTKRDLRFRRSNRTYNRKIASR